The following are from one region of the Rosistilla carotiformis genome:
- the sufB gene encoding Fe-S cluster assembly protein SufB, whose product MAIDIADNSEIGEINKYNFRTETTGVFKAQKGINEAIVRQISEIKNEPKWMLDFRLKSLKTFEERPMPKWGGAIDIDFQDIFYYLKPTDHQGKTWDDVPQEIKDTFEKLGIPEAERKFLSGVKAQFESEVIYGSLEEDLAKQGVIFTDTDTAVREHPDLVREYFGKIIPPEDNKFAALNSAVWSGGSFIYVPPGVKIDFPLQAYFRINAENMGQFERTLIIVDEGASIHYVEGCTAPMYSSESLHSAVVEVIVKRGARARYTTIQNWANNIYNLVTKRAYAYGDATMEWVDGNLGSKLTMKYPAVHMMEPGARGEILSIAFSGAGQHQDAGAKLVHAAPHTTGQIISKSISKNGGRSSYRGLVRVEKGAHHSKNNVVCDALILDDISRSDTYPYIEILEQDVSIGHEASVSRIGEEQLFYLLSRGLTEQEASAMIVNGFIEPLVKELPMEYAVEMNKLIQLQMEGSVG is encoded by the coding sequence ATGGCGATCGATATCGCAGACAACTCCGAAATTGGCGAGATCAACAAGTACAACTTCCGGACCGAAACGACCGGAGTGTTCAAGGCCCAAAAGGGTATCAACGAAGCGATCGTTCGCCAGATTTCCGAGATCAAGAACGAGCCGAAGTGGATGCTCGACTTCCGGCTCAAGAGCCTGAAGACGTTCGAAGAGCGCCCGATGCCCAAATGGGGCGGTGCGATCGATATCGATTTCCAGGATATCTTCTATTACCTGAAGCCGACCGATCATCAGGGAAAGACCTGGGACGACGTTCCTCAAGAGATCAAAGACACCTTCGAAAAGCTGGGCATTCCCGAAGCGGAACGCAAGTTCTTGTCGGGCGTGAAGGCGCAGTTCGAGAGCGAAGTGATCTACGGTTCGTTGGAAGAGGATCTGGCCAAGCAGGGCGTGATCTTCACCGACACCGACACTGCGGTTCGCGAGCATCCCGATTTGGTCCGCGAGTACTTCGGTAAGATCATCCCGCCGGAAGACAACAAATTTGCCGCGCTCAACAGCGCCGTTTGGTCGGGCGGATCGTTCATCTACGTTCCACCCGGCGTTAAGATCGACTTCCCGCTGCAAGCCTATTTCCGCATCAACGCGGAGAACATGGGTCAGTTCGAACGGACGTTGATCATCGTCGACGAAGGGGCCAGCATCCACTACGTCGAAGGCTGTACCGCTCCGATGTACAGCAGCGAAAGCTTGCATAGTGCGGTCGTCGAAGTGATCGTCAAGCGAGGTGCTCGCGCCCGTTACACGACGATCCAAAACTGGGCCAACAACATCTACAACCTGGTCACCAAGCGAGCTTACGCTTACGGCGACGCCACGATGGAATGGGTCGACGGCAACTTGGGCAGCAAGTTGACGATGAAGTACCCTGCGGTCCACATGATGGAACCGGGTGCTCGCGGCGAGATCTTGTCCATCGCGTTTTCGGGTGCCGGACAGCATCAAGACGCGGGTGCCAAATTGGTTCACGCCGCGCCGCACACCACCGGCCAGATCATCTCCAAATCGATCAGCAAGAACGGCGGCCGCAGCAGTTACCGCGGTCTGGTTCGCGTCGAAAAGGGTGCTCACCACAGCAAGAACAACGTCGTCTGCGACGCGTTGATCCTGGACGACATCAGCCGCAGCGACACCTATCCCTACATCGAGATCTTGGAACAAGACGTCTCGATCGGGCACGAGGCGAGCGTTTCGCGGATCGGCGAAGAGCAGCTGTTTTATCTGCTCAGCCGCGGCCTGACCGAACAGGAAGCCAGCGCGATGATCGTCAACGGGTTCATCGAACCGTTGGTCAAAGAGCTGCCGATGGAATACGCCGTCGAAATGAACAAGCTGATCCAACTGCAGATGGAAGGCAGCGTCGGCTAA
- the sufC gene encoding Fe-S cluster assembly ATPase SufC, whose product MTKPTLTITNLHVSVGDKPILRGVDLVMRHGETHAMMGPNGSGKSTLGLAIMGHPGYEVTEGSITLDDQDVLAMSPDERARGGIFMAFQRPMAIPGVKMADFLRHATTNVRNPERKEGEELIPMREFRKELKGKMEHLRMDVEFARRYVNDGFSGGEMKRAEILTMAMLQPTFAILDETDSGLDADAVRLASESIAEIGREKMGLLIITHHDKLLEHNPPEFTHVMLGGRIVETGGSELADELHTNGYDRIRKAHPEADALNQEMLSEEAVEA is encoded by the coding sequence ATGACAAAACCAACCTTAACCATCACCAATCTGCACGTTTCCGTTGGCGACAAACCGATCCTTCGCGGCGTCGACCTGGTCATGCGACACGGGGAAACCCACGCCATGATGGGCCCCAACGGTAGCGGCAAGAGCACCCTTGGCTTGGCGATCATGGGACACCCCGGTTACGAAGTGACCGAGGGTTCGATCACCTTGGACGACCAAGACGTGCTGGCGATGAGCCCCGATGAGCGGGCTCGCGGTGGAATCTTCATGGCGTTCCAACGCCCGATGGCGATCCCCGGCGTCAAGATGGCCGACTTCCTGCGTCACGCGACAACCAACGTCCGCAACCCCGAACGCAAAGAAGGGGAAGAGTTGATCCCGATGCGTGAGTTCCGCAAGGAACTGAAGGGCAAGATGGAACACTTGCGAATGGATGTCGAATTCGCTCGACGTTACGTCAACGACGGATTCAGCGGTGGCGAAATGAAGCGTGCCGAAATCTTGACGATGGCGATGCTGCAACCAACCTTCGCAATCCTCGACGAAACCGACAGCGGTCTGGACGCCGATGCGGTCCGTTTGGCCAGCGAATCGATCGCCGAGATCGGCCGCGAGAAGATGGGGCTGTTGATCATCACCCACCACGACAAATTGCTCGAACACAATCCGCCCGAATTCACTCACGTGATGTTGGGCGGCCGGATCGTCGAAACCGGCGGCAGCGAATTGGCTGACGAATTGCACACCAACGGATACGACCGAATTCGCAAGGCGCATCCCGAAGCAGACGCTCTCAACCAAGAGATGCTGTCCGAAGAAGCTGTCGAAGCTTAA
- a CDS encoding helix-turn-helix transcriptional regulator, with product MNPTQPTTDVRQVDRQLLDQLRRHESMVIADLVDAMGVTATAVRQRIDRMLEMGLVQRTKINGGRGRPSFAYMLSPAGHRQAGADPGQLAVAMWQAISELPDPETRKWLLQRVAQRVGAEYREQLADSSLADRMDSMSHLLAEKRILAEFSNEGSLPVLDVHACPYPDLTDEGQRRDMCHLEQEMLSEALGQPMELSRCQLDGHSCCQFAPVPSQ from the coding sequence ATGAACCCTACGCAACCAACGACCGACGTTCGCCAAGTCGACCGGCAATTGTTGGACCAGCTGAGGCGTCATGAATCGATGGTGATCGCGGATCTTGTCGATGCGATGGGTGTCACCGCCACGGCGGTTCGCCAACGAATCGACAGGATGCTGGAAATGGGACTGGTCCAACGGACCAAGATCAATGGCGGCCGCGGGCGTCCGAGTTTTGCCTACATGCTCAGTCCGGCGGGACACCGTCAGGCGGGTGCTGATCCGGGCCAACTTGCGGTCGCAATGTGGCAGGCGATCAGCGAATTGCCCGACCCGGAAACTCGCAAATGGTTGCTGCAGCGGGTCGCCCAACGCGTGGGGGCGGAATACCGCGAGCAACTGGCGGACAGCAGTTTAGCGGATCGGATGGATTCGATGTCGCATTTGCTAGCAGAGAAGCGGATTTTGGCCGAATTTTCCAACGAGGGCAGCCTGCCCGTCCTGGACGTTCACGCCTGTCCCTACCCCGACCTGACCGACGAAGGCCAGCGACGCGACATGTGTCACTTAGAACAAGAGATGTTGAGCGAGGCCTTGGGGCAACCGATGGAGCTGTCTCGCTGTCAATTAGACGGGCATTCGTGTTGTCAATTTGCCCCCGTACCAAGCCAATAA
- a CDS encoding glucose 1-dehydrogenase: MKAVAVTPGKPNSVHLEDIPMPKVSDIPDEKGVLVRVLKVGVDATDREINDALYGNAPPGFEYLVLGHESFGVVEAVGANVRRFKPGDYVTATVRRPGGSIYDQIGTYDMTSEETYYERGINLRHGFLTEYFVDAEDYIVRVPQGLKHLHVLMEPMSCAAKAVHQAYEAQRRMKVWRPEVAYVLGSGQIGLLTTLILKLRGLDVYTIARGEAPNLKSEIVTGMEAKYISTKQTPLEELVKQTGKPELIVDATGSSQLAFDAMKHLGHNGVLVWTSITGGDKTHTLPTDQININWVLGNKLLVGSVNANRDHFEMGIRDLALGEMMFPSVLEKILTSPVDGLDNYKEMMRLLVEDADALKVYVNVADE, from the coding sequence ATGAAAGCAGTCGCCGTCACGCCTGGAAAGCCTAACAGCGTCCATCTCGAAGATATTCCCATGCCAAAGGTCTCCGATATTCCGGACGAAAAGGGAGTATTGGTTCGTGTGTTGAAAGTGGGCGTCGACGCGACCGACCGCGAGATCAACGACGCCTTGTACGGCAATGCGCCTCCCGGTTTCGAATACCTGGTCCTCGGTCACGAATCGTTTGGCGTGGTCGAAGCGGTTGGGGCGAACGTCCGTCGGTTTAAGCCTGGCGATTACGTGACAGCGACCGTTCGCCGTCCGGGGGGATCGATCTACGATCAGATCGGCACCTACGACATGACGAGCGAAGAGACCTATTACGAGCGCGGGATCAACCTGCGACACGGTTTCTTGACCGAGTACTTTGTCGACGCCGAAGATTACATCGTTCGCGTTCCTCAAGGTCTGAAGCACTTGCACGTGCTGATGGAACCGATGAGCTGCGCTGCCAAGGCGGTTCACCAAGCCTACGAAGCCCAACGCCGGATGAAGGTCTGGCGTCCCGAGGTGGCTTACGTTCTGGGAAGCGGTCAGATCGGCCTGCTGACCACGCTGATCTTGAAGCTGCGCGGCCTGGATGTCTACACGATCGCTCGCGGCGAAGCGCCGAACTTGAAGAGCGAGATCGTGACCGGGATGGAAGCGAAGTACATCAGCACCAAGCAGACTCCGTTGGAGGAGTTGGTCAAGCAGACGGGCAAGCCGGAGTTGATCGTCGACGCGACCGGCAGCAGCCAGTTGGCCTTCGATGCGATGAAGCACTTGGGCCACAACGGCGTCTTGGTTTGGACCAGCATCACCGGCGGCGACAAGACGCACACCTTGCCGACCGACCAAATCAACATCAACTGGGTTCTTGGCAACAAGTTGTTAGTCGGCAGCGTGAACGCCAACCGCGATCACTTCGAGATGGGCATCCGCGACCTGGCGTTGGGTGAGATGATGTTCCCAAGCGTGCTGGAAAAGATCCTCACCAGCCCCGTCGACGGCCTGGACAACTACAAAGAGATGATGCGTCTGTTGGTCGAAGATGCCGACGCGTTGAAGGTCTACGTCAACGTGGCCGACGAATAG
- a CDS encoding PVC-type heme-binding CxxCH protein — protein MCRLLSVAVLCFLSCCIPAALFAQAGSPAVEPVIAAASSEGEQAIAGFKKPDGWTATLVAAEPEVANIVAFDIDRKGRFWVCESFRQDIGVTDNRGHDNKWLRADLAAQNVQDRIDYHKRLLGDQAITYEQQDDRIRLLQDTTGDGKLDKSTVFASGFNGIEEGTGAGVLAVEDDVYYTCIPKLWKLNDLNGDGQSDQRTALADGFGVRVAFRGHDMHGLIRGPDGRIYFSIGDRGYNVQTAEGNHLFDPGSGAIFRCELDGSDLEVFATGLRNPQELAFDEYGNLFTGDNNSDSGDRARWVYIVQGGDTGWRMNYQYYGDRGPFNREKIWHPFHEEQPAYIVPPIANFADGPSGLTYYPGTGLSDDWKGRFLLADFRGTPANSGIRTFRVKPKGAFFELVDDQQPLWSILATDVAFGPDGGIYVSDWVDGWVGQGKGRIYRFADPEYSESEIVKEVQSLLAGDWNALEEGRLVALLGHADQRVRLAAQWQLAARSDAEAFRRVIQDPTLSTVHRLHGVWGLGQIARGEGLSADLIQAIEPLVVDGDPYLRAAGADLLGSLPNHTVSRHLRDAIDDQDDRVKYFAAMAVGSLRDSESFDAIVRMLERNNNQDPILRHGGIMALSQIASSSQIAELKDHPNRSVRRAAVVALRRQASPLTAEFLSDYEPMVALEAARAINDLPIAEALPALADQIARPTDDDALMRRVLNANFRIGSNDRLVAVAGYAAEPSASESLRLEALEMLSQWKQPDALDRVINHWRPMKPRPDAEVAAAVTDQLSRLLSAPEPIANRAIELAAELEIAEIAPQLISRLSDESIDVQTRAAAMLALAKLDPKGAPGFAGSALAADQPELRIAALRVLAKLEAGNLMPALRDAIASKNPTERQVAWDLLAANESAEATHQIEDGLQQYIDGKLPEDVWLNVVEAAKGRVNPSLASDLAAAEARWAQEDALASYRASLVGGDRIAGEKLFFEKTELSCVRCHRVHRQGGQVGPVLTTIGAQRDRKYLLEAIVRPDAAIAKGFETAVIADDLGQVFTGIIRDETDDEVRLMKADGSEVTIPTEEIVARRRGKSAMPEDLVKQMTPREIRDLVAYLESLKVDPRASGNEIE, from the coding sequence ATGTGTCGCTTACTGTCGGTTGCGGTTCTCTGTTTTCTCTCTTGCTGCATCCCAGCAGCACTCTTCGCCCAAGCGGGCTCGCCGGCTGTCGAACCGGTCATCGCGGCGGCGTCGAGCGAAGGGGAACAGGCGATCGCTGGCTTCAAGAAGCCCGACGGTTGGACGGCGACACTTGTGGCGGCCGAACCGGAGGTGGCTAACATCGTCGCGTTTGACATCGATCGCAAGGGGCGGTTTTGGGTGTGCGAATCGTTCCGCCAAGACATTGGCGTGACCGACAATCGCGGCCATGACAACAAATGGTTGCGAGCCGATCTGGCGGCGCAGAATGTTCAGGATCGGATCGACTACCACAAGCGACTGTTGGGCGATCAAGCGATCACCTACGAACAGCAAGACGATCGAATTCGGTTGCTGCAAGATACGACGGGCGACGGAAAGTTGGACAAGTCGACAGTTTTTGCCAGCGGATTTAACGGGATCGAAGAGGGGACCGGAGCGGGCGTGTTGGCGGTCGAAGACGATGTCTATTACACCTGCATTCCCAAACTGTGGAAATTGAACGACCTCAATGGCGATGGGCAATCCGATCAGCGGACCGCTCTGGCCGACGGGTTTGGCGTCCGCGTCGCCTTTCGCGGCCACGACATGCACGGTTTGATCCGTGGCCCCGACGGACGGATCTACTTCAGCATCGGCGACCGCGGCTACAACGTGCAGACCGCCGAAGGGAACCATCTGTTTGATCCGGGCAGCGGGGCGATCTTCCGCTGTGAACTGGACGGTTCGGATCTGGAGGTCTTTGCCACCGGGCTCCGCAACCCGCAGGAACTCGCCTTCGACGAATATGGCAACCTGTTCACCGGCGACAACAATTCCGACAGCGGCGACCGGGCGCGGTGGGTCTACATCGTCCAAGGTGGCGACACCGGCTGGCGGATGAATTACCAATATTATGGCGACCGCGGACCGTTCAATCGCGAGAAGATCTGGCATCCGTTCCATGAAGAACAGCCGGCTTACATCGTGCCGCCGATCGCCAACTTTGCCGATGGTCCGTCGGGGCTAACCTACTATCCCGGCACCGGTCTGAGCGACGATTGGAAAGGGCGATTCCTGTTGGCCGATTTCCGAGGGACGCCGGCAAACAGTGGCATCCGCACCTTCCGCGTGAAACCGAAGGGAGCGTTCTTTGAGCTCGTCGACGATCAGCAACCGCTGTGGAGCATTCTGGCGACCGACGTCGCGTTCGGACCCGATGGCGGGATCTACGTCAGCGACTGGGTCGACGGTTGGGTCGGGCAGGGGAAGGGACGGATCTACCGCTTCGCCGATCCCGAGTACTCCGAATCGGAAATCGTAAAAGAAGTCCAGTCGCTGTTGGCTGGCGACTGGAACGCTTTGGAGGAAGGCCGGTTAGTCGCTCTGTTAGGGCATGCCGATCAACGCGTGCGGCTCGCGGCTCAGTGGCAACTGGCCGCGCGATCGGATGCCGAAGCATTCCGCCGCGTGATCCAAGACCCTACGCTTTCGACGGTCCATCGCCTGCATGGCGTCTGGGGCCTCGGACAGATTGCTCGTGGCGAAGGCCTTTCGGCTGATCTGATTCAGGCGATCGAACCCTTGGTCGTCGACGGCGATCCCTATCTGCGCGCCGCCGGAGCCGACCTGCTTGGCTCGCTTCCCAACCATACCGTTTCTCGGCACTTGCGCGATGCGATCGACGACCAGGACGATCGCGTCAAATATTTTGCCGCGATGGCCGTCGGTAGTCTTCGCGACAGCGAATCGTTCGACGCGATCGTGCGGATGTTGGAACGGAACAACAACCAGGATCCGATCCTTCGCCACGGCGGAATCATGGCCCTCTCGCAAATCGCCAGCAGTTCACAGATTGCCGAACTGAAGGATCACCCGAATCGATCGGTCCGCCGCGCCGCAGTCGTTGCTCTGCGTCGGCAAGCGTCGCCGCTGACCGCTGAATTTTTGAGCGACTACGAACCGATGGTCGCTCTGGAAGCCGCCCGCGCGATCAACGATCTGCCGATCGCCGAGGCTCTTCCCGCGTTGGCCGATCAAATCGCGCGGCCGACCGATGACGACGCGTTGATGCGGCGTGTGTTGAACGCCAACTTCCGCATCGGCAGCAACGATCGCCTGGTAGCCGTCGCTGGCTACGCCGCCGAACCATCGGCCAGCGAATCGTTGCGGTTGGAAGCGTTGGAGATGTTGTCGCAGTGGAAGCAGCCCGACGCGTTGGACCGCGTGATCAATCATTGGCGTCCGATGAAGCCGCGTCCCGATGCGGAAGTCGCCGCGGCGGTGACCGACCAATTGTCGCGGCTGCTGTCGGCGCCGGAGCCGATCGCAAATCGAGCGATCGAGTTGGCGGCGGAGTTGGAAATCGCCGAGATCGCTCCGCAATTGATCTCTCGCCTTTCGGACGAATCGATCGACGTGCAGACCCGCGCCGCAGCGATGCTGGCGCTGGCAAAGCTGGATCCCAAGGGAGCCCCTGGATTTGCCGGCAGCGCTCTGGCAGCGGACCAGCCCGAGTTGCGGATCGCCGCGCTCCGCGTGTTGGCAAAACTGGAGGCTGGCAATTTGATGCCCGCACTGCGCGACGCGATCGCATCGAAAAATCCGACTGAACGCCAGGTCGCTTGGGATCTTTTGGCGGCCAACGAATCAGCCGAAGCGACGCACCAGATCGAAGACGGATTGCAGCAGTACATCGATGGCAAGCTGCCGGAGGATGTTTGGCTGAACGTCGTCGAAGCGGCCAAGGGACGTGTGAACCCATCGCTTGCCAGCGATCTGGCGGCGGCTGAAGCGCGTTGGGCTCAGGAGGACGCCTTGGCCAGCTACCGCGCTTCACTGGTCGGCGGCGATCGCATCGCGGGTGAAAAGCTGTTCTTTGAAAAGACGGAACTCTCCTGCGTTCGCTGTCACCGCGTTCATCGGCAAGGTGGCCAAGTCGGCCCGGTCTTGACGACAATCGGAGCCCAACGCGATCGCAAATACCTGCTCGAAGCGATCGTCCGGCCCGACGCGGCGATCGCCAAAGGCTTCGAGACGGCAGTCATCGCCGACGACCTGGGCCAGGTTTTCACTGGCATCATCCGGGACGAGACCGATGACGAAGTCCGGTTGATGAAAGCCGATGGCAGCGAGGTGACGATCCCAACCGAAGAAATCGTGGCTCGCCGCCGCGGCAAATCGGCGATGCCCGAGGACCTCGTGAAACAGATGACGCCGCGCGAGATCCGCGATCTGGTCGCCTACCTGGAAAGTTTGAAAGTCGATCCGCGCGCCAGCGGCAATGAAATCGAATGA
- a CDS encoding endonuclease/exonuclease/phosphatase family protein, with translation MNISRRHFNAAIAAAGLSTTTTPGFADAPKPAPLRVISYNVLVCRGWPKTRRLAKLAVKKGQMADRLALELALHDPDVVNFSESPSEAITQAVAEKLGMHHVRFPSGGNWPGMLLSRFPIAHSQNAPLGGPRPKDLFTRHWGRAELQTSDGAPLIVHSAHLFPGADPAVRLKEIRTMLASMKSDFDAGRSMLLIGDLNHGPDTDEYKLWIDAGWIDTFAAVGEGEGLTFTADNPRYRIDYVMAAGPIAQRITESRPLLEGAFRVDSQDPESFALSDHIPQLAVFGDKP, from the coding sequence GTGAACATTTCAAGACGCCACTTCAATGCCGCGATCGCTGCGGCGGGACTTTCGACCACTACGACTCCTGGATTCGCGGACGCTCCGAAACCGGCGCCGCTGCGAGTCATCTCGTACAACGTTTTGGTCTGCAGAGGCTGGCCGAAGACGCGCCGCTTGGCGAAGCTTGCCGTGAAGAAGGGACAGATGGCGGATCGATTGGCGTTGGAACTGGCGCTGCATGATCCGGACGTCGTCAACTTTTCGGAATCGCCCAGCGAAGCGATCACTCAGGCGGTCGCTGAAAAGTTGGGGATGCATCACGTGCGATTCCCCAGCGGCGGCAATTGGCCAGGAATGTTGTTGAGCCGATTCCCGATTGCACATTCGCAGAACGCACCGCTCGGCGGGCCGCGTCCCAAGGATCTGTTCACGCGTCATTGGGGACGGGCTGAACTACAGACCTCCGACGGCGCACCCTTGATCGTCCATTCGGCGCATCTCTTCCCCGGCGCCGATCCGGCGGTGCGGTTGAAGGAGATCCGCACCATGCTGGCGTCGATGAAAAGCGACTTCGACGCCGGGCGGTCGATGCTGTTGATCGGCGACCTGAATCACGGTCCCGATACCGACGAGTACAAGCTTTGGATCGACGCCGGCTGGATCGATACCTTTGCCGCCGTCGGCGAAGGGGAAGGGCTGACCTTCACGGCTGACAACCCGCGGTATCGGATCGATTACGTGATGGCCGCCGGTCCGATCGCACAACGGATCACCGAGTCGCGGCCGCTGCTGGAAGGGGCGTTCCGCGTCGATAGCCAAGATCCCGAGTCGTTTGCACTCAGCGATCACATTCCCCAACTGGCCGTCTTCGGCGACAAACCGTAG